A genomic window from Camelina sativa cultivar DH55 chromosome 2, Cs, whole genome shotgun sequence includes:
- the LOC104744446 gene encoding ruvB-like 2 isoform X1: protein MAELKLSESRDLTRVERIGAHSHIRGLGLDSALEPRAVSEGMVGQVKARKAAGVILQMIREGKIAGRAILIAGQPGTGKTAIAMGMAKSLGLETPFAMIAGSEIFSLEMSKTEALTQSFRKAIGVRIKEETEVIEGEVVEVQIDRPASSGVASKSGKMTMKTTDMETVYDMGAKMIEALNKEKVQSGDVIAIDKATGKITKLGRSFSRSRDYDAMGAQTKFVQCPEGELQKRKEVVHCVTLHEIDVINSRTQGFLALFTGDTGEIRSEVREQIDTKVAEWREEGKAEIVPGVLFIDEVHMLDIECFSFLNRALENEMSPILVVATNRGVTTIRGTNQKSPHGIPIDLLDRLLIITTQPYTDEDIRKILEIRCQEEDVEMNEEAKQLLTLIGRDTSLRYAIHLITAAALSCQKRKGKIVEVEDIQRVYRLFLDVRRSMQYLVEYQSQYMFSEPIKTDDAAPEDEQDAMQI, encoded by the exons ATGGCGGAACTAAAGCTATCCGAGAGTCGTGACTTAACCAGAGTCGAGCGAATCGGCGCACACTCACACATCCGAGGACTGGGTCTCGACTCAGCTCTCGAGCCGCGAGCTGTTTCCGAAGGAATGGTCGGTCAAGTGAAAGCGCGTAAAGCCGCCGGTGTCATACTTCAGATGATTAGGGAAGGTAAAATTGCGGGTCGGGCTATTCTAATAGCGGGTCAACCCGGAACTGGTAAGACCGCGATTGCTATGGGTATGGCGAAATCTCTTGGCTTGGAGACTCCTTTTGCTATGATTGCAGGAAGTGAGATTTTCTCTTTGGAGATGTCCAAAACTGAAGCTTTGACTCAGTCTTTCCGTAAAGCTATCGGTGTTAGGATCAAAGAAGAGACTGAGGTTATTGAAGGTGAAGTTGTGGAGGTTCAGATTGATAGGCCTGCTTCTTCTGGTGTTGCTTCCAAGTCTGGGAAGATGACTATGAAGACGACGGATATGGAGACTGTGTATGATATGGGAGCTAAGATGATTGAAGCTTTGAATAAAGAGAAAGTGCAGAGTGGTGATGTCATTGCTATTGATAAGGCTACTGGGAAGATTACTAAGCTTGGAAGATCGTTTTCTAGGTCTCGGGACTATGATGCTATGGGTGCGCAGACTAAGTTTGTGCAGTGCCCTGAAGGCGAGTTGCAGAAGAGGAAAGAGGTTGTTCATTGTGTGACTCTTCACGAGATTGATGTTATCAACAGCAG GACTCAAGGTTTTCTAGCCCTTTTCACTGGCGATACTGGAGAAATCAGATCAGAAGTCCGAGAACAAATCGATACAAAAGTAGCTGAGTGGAGGGAAGAAGGAAAAGCAGAGATAGTTCCCGGTGTTCTCTTCATTGATGAAGTTCACATGCTCGACATCGAATGTTTCTCGTTCCTCAACCGAGCTCTGGAAAACGAAATGTCACCAATCCTCGTCGTGGCTACAAACCGAGGAGTCACTACAATCCGTGGCACGAACCAGAAATCACCCCATGGGATCCCGATCGATCTCCTTGACCGTCTTCTCATCATCACTACCCAACCTTACACAGACGAAGACATAAGGAAGATCTTAGAGATCCGTTGCCAAGAAGAAGACGTTGAGATGAATGAAGAGGCCAAACAGCTTTTGACATTGATCGGACGTGATACTTCTTTAAGGTATGCGATTCATCTTATCACCGCGGCTGCGTTGTCTTGCCAGAAACGGAAAGGGAAAATCGTGGAGGTTGAGGATATACAGAGAGTTTATCGATTGTTCTTGGATGTGAGGAGATCGATGCAGTATCTTGTTGAGTATCAGAGTCAGTATATGTTCAGTGAACCAATCAAAACCGATGATGCTGCTCCAGAAGACGAACAAGACGCTATGCAG ATCTGA
- the LOC104744446 gene encoding ruvB-like 2 isoform X2, translating to MAELKLSESRDLTRVERIGAHSHIRGLGLDSALEPRAVSEGMVGQVKARKAAGVILQMIREGKIAGRAILIAGQPGTGKTAIAMGMAKSLGLETPFAMIAGSEIFSLEMSKTEALTQSFRKAIGVRIKEETEVIEGEVVEVQIDRPASSGVASKSGKMTMKTTDMETVYDMGAKMIEALNKEKVQSGDVIAIDKATGKITKLGRSFSRSRDYDAMGAQTKFVQCPEGELQKRKEVVHCVTLHEIDVINSRTQGFLALFTGDTGEIRSEVREQIDTKVAEWREEGKAEIVPGVLFIDEVHMLDIECFSFLNRALENEMSPILVVATNRGVTTIRGTNQKSPHGIPIDLLDRLLIITTQPYTDEDIRKILEIRCQEEDVEMNEEAKQLLTLIGRDTSLRYAIHLITAAALSCQKRKGKIVEVEDIQRVYRLFLDVRRSMQYLVEYQSQYMFSEPIKTDDAAPEDEQDAMQI from the exons ATGGCGGAACTAAAGCTATCCGAGAGTCGTGACTTAACCAGAGTCGAGCGAATCGGCGCACACTCACACATCCGAGGACTGGGTCTCGACTCAGCTCTCGAGCCGCGAGCTGTTTCCGAAGGAATGGTCGGTCAAGTGAAAGCGCGTAAAGCCGCCGGTGTCATACTTCAGATGATTAGGGAAGGTAAAATTGCGGGTCGGGCTATTCTAATAGCGGGTCAACCCGGAACTGGTAAGACCGCGATTGCTATGGGTATGGCGAAATCTCTTGGCTTGGAGACTCCTTTTGCTATGATTGCAGGAAGTGAGATTTTCTCTTTGGAGATGTCCAAAACTGAAGCTTTGACTCAGTCTTTCCGTAAAGCTATCGGTGTTAGGATCAAAGAAGAGACTGAGGTTATTGAAGGTGAAGTTGTGGAGGTTCAGATTGATAGGCCTGCTTCTTCTGGTGTTGCTTCCAAGTCTGGGAAGATGACTATGAAGACGACGGATATGGAGACTGTGTATGATATGGGAGCTAAGATGATTGAAGCTTTGAATAAAGAGAAAGTGCAGAGTGGTGATGTCATTGCTATTGATAAGGCTACTGGGAAGATTACTAAGCTTGGAAGATCGTTTTCTAGGTCTCGGGACTATGATGCTATGGGTGCGCAGACTAAGTTTGTGCAGTGCCCTGAAGGCGAGTTGCAGAAGAGGAAAGAGGTTGTTCATTGTGTGACTCTTCACGAGATTGATGTTATCAACAGCAG GACTCAAGGTTTTCTAGCCCTTTTCACTGGCGATACTGGAGAAATCAGATCAGAAGTCCGAGAACAAATCGATACAAAAGTAGCTGAGTGGAGGGAAGAAGGAAAAGCAGAGATAGTTCCCGGTGTTCTCTTCATTGATGAAGTTCACATGCTCGACATCGAATGTTTCTCGTTCCTCAACCGAGCTCTGGAAAACGAAATGTCACCAATCCTCGTCGTGGCTACAAACCGAGGAGTCACTACAATCCGTGGCACGAACCAGAA ATCACCCCATGGGATCCCGATCGATCTCCTTGACCGTCTTCTCATCATCACTACCCAACCTTACACAGACGAAGACATAAGGAAGATCTTAGAGATCCGTTgccaagaagaagatgttgagatGAATGAAGAGGCCAAACAGCTTTTGACATTGATCGGACGTGATACTTCTTTAAGGTATGCGATTCACCTTATCACCGCGGCTGCGTTGTCTTGCCAGAAACGGAAAGGGAAAATCGTTGAGGTTGAGGATATACAGAGAGTTTATCGATTGTTCTTGGATGTGAGGAGATCGATGCAGTATCTTGTTGAGTATCAGAGTCAGTATATGTTCAGTGAACCAATCAAAACCGATGATGCTGCTCCAGAAGACGAACAAGACGCTATGCAGATCTGA